The proteins below are encoded in one region of Aphelocoma coerulescens isolate FSJ_1873_10779 chromosome 4, UR_Acoe_1.0, whole genome shotgun sequence:
- the LOC138109211 gene encoding homeobox protein not2-like, with amino-acid sequence MPPPAPAPAPPARPGRSFTIAALLGRASPPPPAPPPLWGCPPAPGPPLPPLCAPGCGVPPAWAARLGATGFLISKCCFPLFKAKPSKAKRVRTIFSSEQLARLEQEFARQQYLVGQERCLLASSLHLTEEQVKVWFQNRRIKWRKQSLEQQQAKLAKMGLGTPQRSLDSQSHHEEDKDFPAESGDGQEDTSSSPGPGTAPAQTVTKNC; translated from the exons atgccgcccccggccccggccccggcgccccccgcccgccccggccgctCCTTCACCATCGCGGCGCTGCTGGGCCGCGCCTCGCcccccccgccggccccgccgccgctctgggggtgccccccggcccccgggccgccgctgccgccgctctGCGCCCCCGGCTGCGGGGTCCCCCCCGCCTGGGCCGCCCGGCTCGGGGCTACAG GCTTCCTGATCTCCAAGTGTTGCTTCCCCCTGTTCAAAGCCAAGCCTAGCAAAGCCAAGCGTGTCCGGACCATCTTCAGCAGCGAGCAGCTGGCGCGGCTGGAGCAGGAGTTTGCTCGGCAGCAGTACCTGGTGGGGCAGGAGCGCTGCCTGCTCGCCTCCTCCCTGCACCTCACCGAGGAGCAG gTGAAAGTCTGGTTCCAAAACCGCAGGATCAAGTGGAGGAAACAAAGCCTGGAACAGCAACAAGCCAAACTGGCCAAAATGGGTTTGGGCACCCCACAGAGGAGCCTGGACTCGCAGAGCCACCACGAGGAGGACAAGGACTTCCCAGCGGAGTCAGGGGATGGCCAGGAGGACACGTCCTCGTCCCCTGGCCCAGGGACAGCCCCTGCACAGACTGTGACAAAGAACTGCTGA